TCCGGGGATCCGGGTCGGCCACGCCCAGCGCGTCGGGGCCGGCTGGCTGAGCGGCGTGACGGTCGTGCTGCCTCCGGCCGAGGGGGCGGTCGGCGGGGTGGACGTGCGCGGGGGCGGGCCCGGCACCCGCGAGACCGACCTGCTCGACCCGCGCAACCTCGTCGAGCGGGTGCACGCGATCGTGCTGACCGGTGGCTCCGCGCTCGGGCTCGGTGCCGCGGACGGAGTGGCCCGGGCGCTCCACGCGCAGGGAGTCGGCTACCCGGTGGCGCGCGCTCCCGGGGCGGTCGTGCCGATCGTGCCGGCCGCCGTGGTGTTCGACCTCGGCCGGGGGGGTGACTTCTCGACGTTCCCGGACGCTGCGCTGGGTCGCGAGGCGCTGGCGGCGGCCGACCTCGAGGTCGGTGAGGGCACCGTGGGCGCCGGCACCGGCACCCGCGTCGGCGGGCTCAAGGGAGGGGTGGGGTCGGCGTCGACCAGGCTCCCCGACGGTACGACGGTCGGGGCGCTCGCCGTGGTCAACGCGGTCGGCTCCGCGGTGGACCTCGCGAGCGGTGAGCTGCTCGCGGCCCGGCACTGCGTCCCCGGCGACCTCCCCGACGGACTGCGCCGCCCCGACGTCCGGGACCTCGACGCTGCCCGGCAACGGGCCGCGGAGGAGCCCGAGCCGCAGCCGCCGCTGGCCACCACGCTGGCCGTCGTCGCCACCGACGCCACCCTCACCAAGGCGCAGTGCCAGAAGGTCAGCGGGATCGGGCACGACGGTCTCTCGCGGGCGATCAACCCCGTCCACACGATGTACGACGGCGACACCGTCTTCACGCTCGCGACCGGGGCCGGGCCGACCCCCGATCCGGCGGCCTTCCACCTGCTCCTCGTGGCCGCGGCCGACTGCGTCACGCGGGCGGTCGCCCGCGGGGTGCTCGCCGCCGCCTCGGCCGGCGGGATGCGGAGCTACCGCGAGGTGTTCCCGACCGCGCTCGGCTGACCGGTCAGGGGGCGTGCGCGGCCAGCCGTGCGGCCTGCCGGGTCAGGTGGTGCCGCTCGGCCTCCGACGTCGCCTGCCCCGCGGCCTCGGCGTAGAGCGTCCGGGCGACCGCCAGGTCCCCGGCGCGCTCGTGCAGCCAGGCCGCCACCGCCGTCCGCCGCGGCACCGACGCTGGGACCAGCTCGAGGGCGCGCAGCCCGGCGAGCGGCCCGTCGGCCTCCCCCACGGCGACCGCACGGTTGAGGGCCACCACGGGGCTGTCGGTGAGGCGGAGCAGCTCGTCGTACCACTCGAGGACCTGGGTCCAGTCGGTCTCCCCGGTCGAGGGGGCGTCGCAGTGGAGGGCGGCGATGGCGGCCTGGGCCTGGTACTCGCCCAGCCGGTCGCGGGCCAGTGCGGCCTGCAGCACCTCGACTCCCTCCGCCACCAGGGCGGTGTCCCACAGCGACCGGTCCTGCTCGGCCAGCGGCACCAGCGAGCCGTCCTCGGCCCACCGTGCCGCGCGCCGCGCGTGGTGGAGCAGCATCAGCGCGAGCAGCCCGGACACCTCGGGCTCGTCGGAGGAGGCCGCGAGCTGCCGGGTGAGCCGGACCGCCTCCGCAGCCAGGTCGACCTCGCCGCCGTAGCCCTCGTTGAAGATCAGGTAGAGCACCTTCAGCACGTCGCGCAGGTCGCCCGGCCGGTCGAGCCGGTGCTCGCCGACGGTCCGCTTCGCCCGGCTGATCCGTTGCGCCATCGTCGCCTCGGGCACGAGGTACGCCTCGGCGACCTGGCGGGTCGTGAGGCCCCCGACCGCCCGCAGCGTGAGCGCGACCGCCGAGGCCGGGGTGAGCGAGGGGTGGCTGCACAGGAACAGCAGCAGCAGGGTGTCGTCGCCCTGCTCGGAAGGCCCTGGAGCAGGCTCCTCCACCACCCGTTCCTCGCGGGCCCGGCGGGCGGAGTCGGAGCGGACGGTGTCGAGGAACTTGCGCCACGCCACCGTCACCAGCCAGCCGAACGGGTCCTCGGGCGGGTCGTCCGACCACCGGCGTACGGCCTCGAGGAGCGCCTCCTGGACGGCGTCCTCGGCCGCCGCGAAGTCTGCTCCGCGGCGGACGAGGACACCCAGGACCAGGGGACCGAGCTCCCGCAACTGCTCGTTCACTCGGTGACGGTCGGAGGCGCCTCGAGGAACGCGCGCACCTCGATCCACTCCCGGATCGGACGCCCTCCGGGGCCCGGGGCCGAGGACAGGAACGCCGCGGCCTCGTGGGCCCGCTCCTCGGAGTCGACGTCGATCACCATCCAGCCGGCGACGAGGTCCTTCGTCTCCGCGAAGGGACCGTCGGTGACCGGCGGCCTTCCCTCGCCGTCGAAGCGGACGAACGTGCCGTCGGGCGACAGCGCCTGGCCCTCCACGAACTCCCCGCGCTCGCGGAGGGTGTCGGCGACGTGGTCCATGAAGCCCATGTGCGCCGAGATCTCCTCGGGCGTCCACCGGTCCATCGGCACGTCACCGTCGGGCATCCGCTGCGGACCGCCGCGGTAGTGCTTGAGCAGCAGGTACTTGGCCATGGTTCTCTCCTTCGGTCCGTCGCCGACGAGCTCGGCGATCACACCCCGGGGACGGAGCCGAGGCCGGGTTCTCGACATCGCTGCCGACACTTTCTCACCAGGTCGTGGTCTGGCCGGGCTCCAGTCGCACCAGCCGGTCGAGCAGCCCCCGGTCGGACAGCTCCTGCTCGAACCGCCGGCCGGTGTCGACGTGCCACTGCGGCGTCCCGCCGCGGAGGTCCTCGGGGCTGAAGGTGCCCCAGTGGATCGGCAGCACGCGGGCGGCCCGGACCAGCGAGACCGCCTCGGCGGCGCGGGCCTCGTCGAGGTGCCCGGGGCCGAGGGTGCGCCACCAGCCCGAGATCGGCAGCGTGGTGAGGTCGACCGGCCCGATCTCCGCCATCGCCGGGTAGAGGTCGGTGTCGCCGGCGAACCACAGCCGCCGACCGCCGTGCTCGACCACGAAACCGACCGGTGGCGCCTCGCGGGAGTCGACCCGGCTGCGACGGGCGGAGTGCTCGGCGTGCGTCACCTGCAGGCGTACGCCCGCGACCTCGAGCACCTGCCCCGCCTCCACCTCCACGACGTGCTCGAGCCCGGTCCCGGCCACGAAGGGGGCTGCGCCGCGGGGCACCACGACGACCGCCTCGGGCGAGACGGCGGCCAGCCTGCGGAGCGACCGGCGG
This genomic interval from Nocardioides euryhalodurans contains the following:
- a CDS encoding P1 family peptidase, with product MRNAITDVPGIRVGHAQRVGAGWLSGVTVVLPPAEGAVGGVDVRGGGPGTRETDLLDPRNLVERVHAIVLTGGSALGLGAADGVARALHAQGVGYPVARAPGAVVPIVPAAVVFDLGRGGDFSTFPDAALGREALAAADLEVGEGTVGAGTGTRVGGLKGGVGSASTRLPDGTTVGALAVVNAVGSAVDLASGELLAARHCVPGDLPDGLRRPDVRDLDAARQRAAEEPEPQPPLATTLAVVATDATLTKAQCQKVSGIGHDGLSRAINPVHTMYDGDTVFTLATGAGPTPDPAAFHLLLVAAADCVTRAVARGVLAAASAGGMRSYREVFPTALG
- a CDS encoding RNA polymerase sigma factor, whose protein sequence is MNEQLRELGPLVLGVLVRRGADFAAAEDAVQEALLEAVRRWSDDPPEDPFGWLVTVAWRKFLDTVRSDSARRAREERVVEEPAPGPSEQGDDTLLLLFLCSHPSLTPASAVALTLRAVGGLTTRQVAEAYLVPEATMAQRISRAKRTVGEHRLDRPGDLRDVLKVLYLIFNEGYGGEVDLAAEAVRLTRQLAASSDEPEVSGLLALMLLHHARRAARWAEDGSLVPLAEQDRSLWDTALVAEGVEVLQAALARDRLGEYQAQAAIAALHCDAPSTGETDWTQVLEWYDELLRLTDSPVVALNRAVAVGEADGPLAGLRALELVPASVPRRTAVAAWLHERAGDLAVARTLYAEAAGQATSEAERHHLTRQAARLAAHAP
- a CDS encoding YciI family protein, which produces MAKYLLLKHYRGGPQRMPDGDVPMDRWTPEEISAHMGFMDHVADTLRERGEFVEGQALSPDGTFVRFDGEGRPPVTDGPFAETKDLVAGWMVIDVDSEERAHEAAAFLSSAPGPGGRPIREWIEVRAFLEAPPTVTE
- a CDS encoding MBL fold metallo-hydrolase, translating into MAAEVTWVGHATVLVRAGAVRLLTDPVLTTRLAHLRRRTAPVDPDVLRTDVVLVSHAHADHLHRRSLRRLAAVSPEAVVVVPRGAAPFVAGTGLEHVVEVEAGQVLEVAGVRLQVTHAEHSARRSRVDSREAPPVGFVVEHGGRRLWFAGDTDLYPAMAEIGPVDLTTLPISGWWRTLGPGHLDEARAAEAVSLVRAARVLPIHWGTFSPEDLRGGTPQWHVDTGRRFEQELSDRGLLDRLVRLEPGQTTTW